CCAAATACGACGAGGCCATCAACCGGGTAAGCGAGCTCCAGGCAGAATTAAAGGCACTTGAAGCACTCGGCGACGAGGAGCCCAGCATAACTATTAAAGAGCATATTAAGCAGTTGCGAAGTGAGATCATGGCGGCAAAAGCGCAAGAAGACTCTTGCGAAACGGAGCTCCGCGAGCGCCGCGACGGCCTCAAAAAGCAGGAAAGACGAGTTAATGACTGTGAACTTGCTGCAGAGAAATATAAAGCCCATATCGACCAGTTCATAGCCTGGCGAGATGCGCTCCTCGACAATTTGAAAAAAGCGCAAACGGCCTATGACGACGCCTGCAAGGCATACGAAGAGGCAAAGGCCGCGGCAGACAAGGCCACCTCGCCCGAGATAACGCAACCGACCGAGACGACGCCTCCCTCCAACTCGGCGCAACCGGCCGAGGCGACACAGCCCACCGGCTCGTCCGCGACCGGCAAAAATACCCCGCCAAGCTCCATCAAGCAGGCGAACTCGAGCAGCGGCAAGCAAGCAGATACGACCGCTGGCAAGCTCGCGAACACGGGCGACGCAGCGCCGAGCGCAATCGTACTCGCAGGAATCGCCGCCGCAGGCCTCGGAATAACCGCCACGGGTGTACGCCGCCTCAAGAACTCAAAATAGCCGCCAGAGCATACCACCTTCGCCAATCCACAAACCCAGAGACAAAAGAGGCCCGTCTCCCCAACCCAGGGAAACGGGCCTCTTTACTTGAAAAAACAGATGGTAATGCCGCCGTCTCTTGAACCGCGCAGCCATCAATGCCCAGACAACACTAGCAAGCCGCATTCCTTAAGGGATAGATTTAATGGCCGTTAATCAAGGGGTATACGCGCACGCCCGATCAATGGCGGGCAAACCGCCTGATATACTTACCTTAGTGCTACCAAGTTAGTCGCCGACCCTTGAAATGAGGTGCCGAGATGAACGACATTCTCGCAAGAAGAGCAAGACGAGCAACTGTGGGCATCGCCCTTTCCGCGGCACTTGTCGCGGGAATCGCCCCCGTAACGGCGATCGCGGCAGAAACCAGCTCCCCCACCGGTGCAGTTGCCTTGCAGACGGAAGATGCGGCCACCGCAAAAGAAAAAGCGTATGCAGCCATGCAGGAAGCGCTCAAAAACCTCGAAGCCGCAAAAGACGCCGCAAGTCCCGAAAAACTTGCGGAAATCGATAATGACAT
The DNA window shown above is from Collinsella aerofaciens and carries:
- a CDS encoding LPXTG cell wall anchor domain-containing protein; the encoded protein is MNDILARRARRATVGIALSAALVAGIAPVTAIAAETSSPTGAVALQTEDAAAAKEKAYAAMQEALKNLEAAKDAASPEKIARFNDDIARFQELHDKMAAQATELRESLPTMQADVDAAQAKYDEAINRVSELQAELKALEALGDEEPSITIKEHIKQLRSEIMAAKAQEDSCETELRERRDGLKKQERRVNDCELAAEKYKAHIDQFIAWRDALLDNLKKAQTAYDDACKAYEEAKAAADKATSPEITQPTETTPPSNSAQPAEATQPTGSSATGKNTPPSSIKQANSSSGKQADTTAGKLANTGDAAPSAIVLAGIAAAGLGITATGVRRLKNSK